A stretch of Acropora palmata chromosome 9, jaAcrPala1.3, whole genome shotgun sequence DNA encodes these proteins:
- the LOC141891572 gene encoding uncharacterized protein LOC141891572 yields the protein MTDSHGDSAANTQEISVEAPRISALQQEGIVSDSLVEYLKVNKSKFSWAGTFTELIEFTNKYLHLGDGVAKVIDNENKKTIKSDNLILNWYESTGTLQVQGSRSSSCKTYLNQLIEGTQGIEFPDTSDEDGAACPQICNDLPSAGPESADIVTKSLFAQELDKIWSQIKILNANLSCDSDIIIEQEDNIQIINSLKQKNQDLNDEICILKSRLNQEIDAAKKLTEERDSLKTALQIVTKDLMKLSDERLICRSEQSSNDHRSQFDNVSGGKKTKKQKPRDPPQLVNHQNRFEALCHEDLVKDSTSPSNADKSFTTVLVGDSMIKQIQGRRLGREVGHRVVVKSFPGATTNDMKHYLMPTVDKKPQQIILHVGTNDLRDHSPTVVAENIVDLAKKIEMESNTEVILSELVSRSDNVSNDAVKAVNKRLIKYCNQNDWRMIKHQNIDRNCLNKSGLHLNEKGNNIFFRNFVNALDNSSMY from the coding sequence ATGACGGACAGTCACGGCGATTCGGCAGCGAACACTCAAGAGATTTCTGTTGAAGCTCCTAGAATTTCAGCTCTACAACAAGAAGGTATTGTTTCTGATAGTCTTGTCGAATATCTTAAGGTGAACAAGTCCAAATTTTCATGGGCTGGAACTTTTACTGAGCTTATTGAGTTTACCAACAAATATCTTCATCTTGGTGATGGTGTGGCAAAGGTAATCGACAATGAAAATAAGAAGACGATTAAGTCAgacaatttaattttaaattggtATGAGTCAACTGGAACACTTCAAGTTCAAGGGTCGCGTTCATCAAGTTGCAAGACCTACTTAAACCAACTGATTGAAGGTACACAAGGAATTGAGTTTCCAGACACTTCTGATGAAGATGGCGCCGCATGTCCTCAAATCTGCAATGACCTTCCTAGCGCCGGTCCCGAATCTGCCGACATAGTGACAAAATCTTTGTTCGCCCAAGAACTGGATAAAATTTGGtcccaaattaaaattctgaACGCCAACCTTTCTTGTGACAGTGACATAATTATTGAACAGGAGGATAATATTCAAATCATCAActctttgaaacaaaaaaaccaagACCTAAATGATGAAATTTGCATCTTGAAGTCAAGGTTGAATCAAGAAATTGACGCAGCGAAAAAGCTTACCGAGGAAAGGGATTCcttgaaaactgctttacAAATTGTTACGAAAGATTTAATGAAGTTATCCGATGAAAGGCTAATATGCCGTTCTGAGCAGTCAAGTAATGATCACAGGTCTCAGTTCGATAATGTTTCAGGTGgcaagaagacaaagaagcAGAAACCTCGAGATCCACCTCAACTTGTAAACCATCAGAATCGTTTTGAGGCCCTGTGTCACGAGGATTTGGTGAAGGATTCTACATCTCCTAGTAATGCAGAcaagtcattcacaactgtcTTGGTGGGTGATTCTATGATAAAACAGATACAGGGACGGAGGCTAGGTAGGGAAGTCGGCCATCGAGTTGTTGTTAAATCTTTTCCTGGCGCAACCACCAACGACATGAAGCACTACCTAATGCCTACTGTTGACAAGAAGCCACAACAGATTATTCTCCATGTGGGAACGAATGACCTACGCGACCATTCTCCAACTGTAGTTGCTGAGAATATTGTGGATCTTGccaagaaaattgaaatggaaTCTAACACTGAAGTTATCCTGTCGGAGCTGGTGTCAAGATCAGACAATGTTTCAAACGATGCTGTGAAAGCTGTTAACAAGCGCCTTATAAAATATTGTAATCAAAATGACTGGAGAATGATTAAGCATCAAAACATTGACAGAAATTGTCTCAACAAGAGCGGGCTACATCTCAATGAAAAAGGTAATAACAtcttttttagaaattttgtgAATGCTTTAGATAATAGTTCAATGTATTGA
- the LOC141891574 gene encoding uncharacterized protein LOC141891574 gives MRFSSGPLHIVTLFGFNVSFSLLQSDSVDDPYEQFLAGQRKREIEWKAARKSKKVKVAAPIPAPMIIEPGSESPFRDDRVATLEGLLATKTEECLLLMNWLDAAEEFSRKIIANQRKMQESFDKMMERLESSIIQREDKLCTAMQDVQRTVGDVILKLDARLHSLAAQPPNEYSMINSTEFEEITPLLDVAQPTEDDAELSTINLNTLGLVSGDAEVQQSVSNQVAQFEQTVIGEELIVTCVTPSKVKLVQETLGKENERHLCALKLLQSIFSKEELASSNTDGTYGKNCLDATKLNSLKALVFGRFPTNANEDREKVWRCIKSKINYKCRSIRKFAAKESPVRSL, from the exons atgCGATTCAGTTCAGGACCACTTCATATTGTTACCTTGTTTGGTTTTAacgtttcattttctttgcttcagAGTGATTCTGTTGATGATCCGTACGAACAGTTTTTGGCAGGTCAGAGGAAGCGAGAGATTGAATGGAAAGCAGCTCGTAAGTCCAAGAAAGTGAAAGTTGCGGCACCTATACCAGCGCCCATGATAATAGAACCCGGCAGCGAAAGCCCTTTTAGAGACGACCGAGTTGCCACACTTGAAGGTCTGCTTGCAACAAAAACTGAGGAATGTCTTCTATTGATGAACTGGTTGGATGCCGCAGAGGAATTCAGCCGAAAAATTATCGCCAACCAGAGGAAGATGCAAGAGAGTTTTGATAAG ATGATGGAAAGATTGGAAAGTTCAATCATTCAAAGAGAGGATAAACTTTGCACTGCGATGCAAGATGTCCAGAGGACTGTGGGTGATgtaatattgaaattggatGCTCGCCTTCATTCATTAGCAGCACAACCACCTAATGAATATTCCATG ATAAACAGTACAGAATTCGAAGAGATCACTCCACTGCTTGATGTTGCCCAACCAACAGAAGACGATGCTGAGCTAAGCACGATTAATTTAAACACGTTAGGCCTTGTTAGTGGTGACGCCGAAGTCCAACAAAGTGTTTCTAATCAAGTTGCACAATTTGAACAGACAGTAATTGGTGAGGAACTTATTGTAACGTGCGTGACGCCATCTAAAGTAAAGCTGGTACAGGAGACActtggaaaagaaaacgagCGGCATTTGTGCGCTCTGAAACTTTTGCAGTCCATTTTTTCGAAAGAAGAACTCGCATCTAGCAATACAGATGGTACTTATGGCAAGAATTGCCTCGATGCCACGAAGCTCAACTCACTCAAAGCATTGGTTTTTGGCAGATTCCCCACCAATGCGAATGAGGATAGAGAAAAAGTATGGAGGTgtattaaaagtaaaattaattataagtGTCGTTCCATCCGAAAGTTTGCAGCCAAAGAGTCACCCGTTCGTTCActgtaa